A region of Phoenix dactylifera cultivar Barhee BC4 unplaced genomic scaffold, palm_55x_up_171113_PBpolish2nd_filt_p 000112F, whole genome shotgun sequence DNA encodes the following proteins:
- the LOC103715395 gene encoding histidine-containing phosphotransfer protein 2-like isoform X1 has translation MAATALREQLNGLVNSMFAEGLLDQQFQQLQMLQDGSTPGFVAEVVTLFCEDSERILTELTKLMDQAVVDYSKVDAYVHQLKGSSSSVGAQNVKLACIQFRQFCEENNKEGCVRALNVVKHEYCHLRSKFETMLQLESRIQAYENKQQN, from the exons ATGGCTGCAACGGCTCTCAGGGAGCAGCTCAATGGATTGGTGAACTCCATGTTTGCGGAG GGATTGTTGGATCAGCAGTTTCAGCAGCTTCAGATGCTACAAGATGGGAGCACCCCTGGCTTCGTGGCAGAGGTGGTGACCTTGTTCTGCGAGGATTCAGAGAGGATACTTACAGAGCTGACCAAATTAAT GGATCAAGCTGTTGTTGATTACTCAAAGGTGGATGCTTACGTTCACCAACTCAAAGGAAGCAGCTCTAG CGTGGGTGCTCAGAACGTGAAACTGGCCTGCATTCAGTTCCGACAATTCTGTGAGGAGAATAACAAGGAAGG GTGTGTGAGGGCTCTGAATGTGGTCAAGCATGAATATTGTCATCTGCGAAGCAAATTTGAGACCATGTTGCAG CTGGAGAGCAGAATTCAAGCTTATGAAAATAAACAGCAAAATTAG
- the LOC103715395 gene encoding histidine-containing phosphotransfer protein 2-like isoform X2 produces the protein MFAEGLLDQQFQQLQMLQDGSTPGFVAEVVTLFCEDSERILTELTKLMDQAVVDYSKVDAYVHQLKGSSSSVGAQNVKLACIQFRQFCEENNKEGCVRALNVVKHEYCHLRSKFETMLQLESRIQAYENKQQN, from the exons ATGTTTGCGGAG GGATTGTTGGATCAGCAGTTTCAGCAGCTTCAGATGCTACAAGATGGGAGCACCCCTGGCTTCGTGGCAGAGGTGGTGACCTTGTTCTGCGAGGATTCAGAGAGGATACTTACAGAGCTGACCAAATTAAT GGATCAAGCTGTTGTTGATTACTCAAAGGTGGATGCTTACGTTCACCAACTCAAAGGAAGCAGCTCTAG CGTGGGTGCTCAGAACGTGAAACTGGCCTGCATTCAGTTCCGACAATTCTGTGAGGAGAATAACAAGGAAGG GTGTGTGAGGGCTCTGAATGTGGTCAAGCATGAATATTGTCATCTGCGAAGCAAATTTGAGACCATGTTGCAG CTGGAGAGCAGAATTCAAGCTTATGAAAATAAACAGCAAAATTAG